In Methanorbis rubei, the DNA window CATGTGGGGCCCTGACCGTGAACGTAGAAAATAATAGGATACTAAAGGATAAAACCTTTGACAAATCCCGATGGATTCAGATGCCGCGCAACGTGATCGTTGGTCACGACGCTCTTCTCCAGATTCCGGGCATTATTGCAGACCTTGGGATTAACGGTCCGATCATGCTGCTGTCAGGAGACACCACCATGAAAACCGTCGGAACAAAAGTGCAGAATCTGCTGCAGGAACAAGGCTTTGACCTTGTTACAGGCATTGTAGGCCGCATCACGTATGATGAGATCAAGCGCATCGAAACCGTTGTGCAAAAAGCACACGCTGTCCTGATCGTTGCCGTCGGCGGCGGCCGTGTGATTGACACCGCCAAAGTGGTCTCCTACAATCTTGACATCCAGTTTATCAGCGTCCCAACCGCCGCGTCCCATGACGGCATCGCGTCCTCCCGCGCCTCGGTTGTAACAGAAGCAGGCAACGTCAGTGTTGCAGCCCAGCCCCCGCTTGCAATCGTTGCCGACACCGGCGTTATTGCAACCGCACCGCACCGGCTCCTTGCCGCAGGATGCGCAGACATCATCGCAAACTACACCGCAATTCTTGACTGGGAACTGTCCCACCGCCTTACTGGGGAGCCGATCAGCGAGTATGCCCTGACGCTCTCAAAGATCACCGCAGAAATTCTCGTGAAAAATGCGAGCCTCATCGCCCATTATGATGAGACCGCTGTCTGGATCGTGGTCAAGGCCCTCTTCTCCTCAGGAATTGCGATGAGCATTGCCGGAAGCTCAAGACCTGCCTCAGGCGGCGAACACAAGTTCGCGCATATGCTTGAACGGCTTGCCCCGGGCGCAGCACTTCACGGCGAGGCCTGTGGTATTGGAACGATCCTCGGCATGTACCTGCACGGCGGCGACTGGAAATCGATCCGCCACTCACTCCGACTGATCGGCGCACCAACCACTCCGAGTGATCTCGGCATTAGCGACGAAGTCTGTCTGCAGGC includes these proteins:
- a CDS encoding NAD(P)-dependent glycerol-1-phosphate dehydrogenase, which translates into the protein MNVENNRILKDKTFDKSRWIQMPRNVIVGHDALLQIPGIIADLGINGPIMLLSGDTTMKTVGTKVQNLLQEQGFDLVTGIVGRITYDEIKRIETVVQKAHAVLIVAVGGGRVIDTAKVVSYNLDIQFISVPTAASHDGIASSRASVVTEAGNVSVAAQPPLAIVADTGVIATAPHRLLAAGCADIIANYTAILDWELSHRLTGEPISEYALTLSKITAEILVKNASLIAHYDETAVWIVVKALFSSGIAMSIAGSSRPASGGEHKFAHMLERLAPGAALHGEACGIGTILGMYLHGGDWKSIRHSLRLIGAPTTPSDLGISDEVCLQAVLRAREIRPERFTIFDTGVTREAAEAAVKALYEV